The following are encoded together in the Kineosporiaceae bacterium genome:
- the fbaA gene encoding class II fructose-bisphosphate aldolase translates to MPIATPEVYAAMLDRAKADRFAYPAINISSSQTLNAAIRGFAEAESDGIVQVSTGGAEYLSGPTVKDMVTGSVALAAYAHEVAKKYDINIALHTDHCPKNKLDGFVRPLLAISTERVKSGQNPLFQSHMWDGSAVPLAENLVIAQELLALAKAANIILEVEIGVVGGEEDGVVGEINDKLYTSVEDGMATAEALGLGEKGRYMAALTFGNVHGVYKPGNVKLRPEILKEIQDAVGAKYGKDKPFDLVFHGGSGSLPSEISDAVDYGVIKMNVDTDTQYAFTRPIAAHMMQNYDGVLKIDGEVGNKKTYDPRAWGKAGEAGMTARVVEACQDLRSAGTKLK, encoded by the coding sequence ATGCCCATCGCAACCCCCGAGGTCTATGCCGCGATGCTCGACCGGGCCAAGGCCGACCGCTTCGCCTACCCGGCGATCAACATCAGCTCGTCGCAGACCCTCAACGCCGCCATTCGCGGCTTCGCCGAGGCCGAGAGCGACGGCATCGTCCAGGTCTCCACCGGTGGCGCCGAGTACCTGTCCGGCCCCACGGTCAAGGACATGGTGACCGGGTCGGTCGCGCTGGCCGCCTACGCGCACGAGGTCGCCAAGAAGTACGACATCAACATCGCGCTGCACACCGACCACTGCCCCAAGAACAAGCTCGACGGCTTCGTCCGCCCGCTGCTGGCGATCAGCACCGAGCGCGTGAAGAGCGGGCAGAACCCGCTGTTCCAGTCGCACATGTGGGACGGCTCGGCCGTGCCGCTGGCCGAGAACCTGGTCATCGCTCAGGAGCTGCTGGCTCTGGCCAAGGCTGCCAACATCATCCTCGAGGTCGAGATCGGCGTCGTGGGCGGCGAGGAGGACGGCGTCGTCGGCGAGATCAACGACAAGCTGTACACCTCGGTCGAGGACGGCATGGCCACGGCCGAAGCGCTCGGCCTGGGTGAGAAGGGCCGCTACATGGCCGCCCTCACCTTCGGCAACGTGCACGGCGTGTACAAGCCGGGCAACGTGAAGCTGCGCCCGGAGATCCTCAAGGAGATCCAGGACGCGGTCGGCGCCAAGTACGGCAAGGACAAGCCGTTCGACCTTGTCTTCCACGGCGGATCCGGCTCGTTGCCGTCGGAGATCTCGGACGCTGTCGACTACGGCGTGATCAAGATGAACGTCGACACCGACACCCAGTACGCCTTCACCCGCCCGATCGCTGCACACATGATGCAGAACTACGACGGCGTGCTGAAGATCGACGGCGAGGTCGGCAACAAGAAGACCTACGACCCCCGTGCCTGGGGCAAGGCCGGCGAGGCCGGCATGACCGCTCGCGTGGTCGAGGCCTGCCAGGACCTGCGTTCGGCCGGTACCAAGCTCAAGTAA
- the ppc gene encoding phosphoenolpyruvate carboxylase — MSTSTLPDTTAPLRSEINRLGQILGDTLARQHGPELLGLVEQVRQSARTDPQRTAQLLAEVDLPTATSLARAFATYFHLANVAEQVHRAREITRANRSQGDPLTLAAARIGEAITAGEIEREQVGEAVRALAARPVFTAHPTEAARRSVLLKLRGIADQLSSTPDAAALDDPRTHRRVTELIELLWQTDELRLTRPEVMDEARNAVYYLDALMAGAVPEVLDGLAASLASIGVEMPLDTRPLSFGSWIGGDRDGNPFVTPQTTREVADLLRDHAIRDLHALMDRLLEDLSCSERFVEATPELRDSLTADLAALTTLDERYRRLNAEEPYRLKLTCIRAKLTATRAAATIGTPRRPGVEYASTRELLDDLLLVRNSLAACGTDLAARGIIERAIRIVSAAGLSLATLDVREHAALHHAALGTLIDRLGEQPRPYADLARANRTAVLATELASRRPLAPSPPPLDGMQRTTFETFVAIRDVLDRFGPEACESYIISMTKGADDVLAAVVLAREAGLVDIPGGVARIGFVPLLETVDELRRAGDLLGELLSEPSYRRLVALRGDVQEVMLGYSDSNKDAGITTSQWQIHLAQRSLRDVAAAHGVRLRLFHGRGGTVGRGGGPTYDAILSQPWGVLDGEIKLTEQGEVISDKYLVPQLARENLGLLVSATLVSSVLHRRSLASTDKLARWDAAMGLISTAAQRRYRDLVTDPDLPEYFGRSTPVEELADLHLGSRPARRATTGEGIDGLRAIPWVFGWTQSRQIVPGWFGVGSGLAAARAAGLGEVLREMLDEWRFFANFVSNVEMTLAKTDLAVARQYVEQLAPAHLHRVFDLIEAEHALTVREIQALTGESTILARQPSLARTLATRDAYLLPLQLLQIQLLRRVRAAREAGHEVDETLRRALLVTVNGIATGLRNTG; from the coding sequence ATGAGCACCTCCACCCTGCCCGACACCACGGCACCCTTGCGGTCGGAGATCAACCGGCTCGGTCAGATCCTCGGCGACACCCTGGCTCGTCAGCACGGGCCCGAATTGCTCGGCCTCGTCGAGCAGGTGCGCCAGTCGGCCCGCACCGACCCGCAGCGGACGGCGCAGTTGCTGGCCGAGGTCGACCTGCCCACGGCGACCTCGCTGGCGCGGGCCTTCGCCACCTACTTCCACCTGGCCAACGTGGCCGAGCAGGTGCATCGAGCCCGTGAGATCACGCGGGCCAACCGCAGCCAGGGCGACCCGCTGACCCTGGCCGCCGCCCGCATCGGTGAGGCCATCACGGCCGGTGAGATCGAACGCGAGCAGGTCGGCGAGGCAGTGCGCGCCCTGGCCGCCCGCCCGGTGTTCACCGCTCACCCGACCGAGGCCGCGCGGCGCTCGGTGCTGCTGAAACTGCGCGGCATCGCCGACCAGCTGTCGAGCACCCCGGACGCCGCCGCCCTGGACGACCCGCGCACCCACCGCCGGGTGACCGAGTTGATCGAGCTGCTCTGGCAGACCGACGAACTGCGCTTGACCCGGCCCGAGGTGATGGACGAGGCGCGCAACGCGGTCTACTACCTCGACGCTCTCATGGCCGGGGCGGTGCCGGAGGTGTTGGACGGGCTGGCCGCCTCCCTCGCCTCGATCGGCGTCGAGATGCCACTGGACACCCGCCCGCTCTCGTTCGGGTCGTGGATCGGTGGGGACCGTGACGGCAACCCGTTCGTCACGCCGCAGACCACCCGCGAGGTCGCCGACCTGCTGCGTGACCATGCCATCCGCGACCTGCACGCCCTGATGGACCGGTTGCTCGAAGACCTCTCGTGCAGTGAGCGTTTCGTCGAGGCCACGCCCGAGCTGCGCGACTCGCTCACGGCGGATCTCGCCGCGTTGACCACGCTCGACGAGCGCTATCGACGACTCAACGCCGAAGAGCCCTATCGTCTGAAACTCACCTGTATCCGGGCCAAGCTGACGGCCACGCGCGCTGCGGCCACGATCGGGACGCCGCGTCGTCCGGGGGTGGAGTACGCGAGTACCCGCGAGCTACTCGACGATCTGCTGCTGGTGCGAAACTCGTTGGCGGCGTGCGGAACAGACCTGGCTGCCCGTGGCATCATCGAGCGGGCGATCCGCATCGTGTCGGCCGCCGGCCTGTCCCTGGCGACGCTCGACGTGCGCGAGCACGCTGCCCTGCATCATGCTGCACTGGGCACGCTGATCGACCGCCTCGGTGAGCAGCCCCGACCGTATGCCGACCTGGCACGGGCCAATCGAACGGCGGTGCTCGCCACCGAACTCGCCTCGCGCCGCCCGCTCGCGCCGAGCCCGCCCCCGCTGGACGGCATGCAGCGCACGACCTTCGAGACGTTCGTGGCCATCCGGGACGTGCTCGATCGGTTCGGGCCGGAGGCATGCGAGTCCTACATCATCTCGATGACCAAGGGCGCGGACGACGTCCTCGCGGCGGTGGTGCTGGCTCGCGAGGCGGGGCTGGTCGACATTCCGGGCGGGGTGGCGCGGATCGGTTTCGTCCCGCTTCTCGAGACCGTCGACGAACTGCGCCGAGCCGGGGATCTGTTGGGGGAGTTGTTGTCCGAGCCGAGCTATCGGCGACTGGTGGCGCTGCGCGGCGACGTCCAAGAGGTGATGCTGGGCTATTCCGACAGCAACAAGGACGCCGGGATCACCACCTCGCAGTGGCAGATCCATCTCGCGCAGCGGTCATTGCGCGACGTCGCCGCAGCACACGGCGTTCGGCTGCGGTTGTTCCACGGCCGCGGCGGCACCGTGGGCCGCGGCGGTGGCCCGACCTACGACGCGATCCTGTCGCAGCCGTGGGGGGTTCTGGACGGCGAGATCAAGCTGACCGAACAGGGCGAGGTGATCTCGGACAAGTACCTGGTGCCGCAACTGGCCCGCGAGAACCTCGGGCTGCTGGTCTCGGCGACGCTGGTCTCGTCGGTGTTGCATCGTCGATCGCTGGCCAGCACCGACAAGCTCGCCCGCTGGGACGCCGCGATGGGGCTGATCTCGACGGCCGCGCAGCGTCGCTACCGCGACCTGGTCACCGACCCCGATCTGCCGGAGTACTTCGGCCGCTCGACCCCGGTCGAGGAGCTGGCCGACCTGCACCTGGGCTCGCGCCCGGCCCGGCGGGCCACGACCGGCGAGGGGATCGACGGACTACGCGCGATCCCGTGGGTGTTCGGCTGGACCCAGTCGCGCCAGATCGTGCCGGGCTGGTTCGGCGTGGGCTCAGGCCTGGCCGCGGCCAGGGCGGCCGGGTTGGGCGAGGTGCTGCGCGAGATGCTGGACGAGTGGCGGTTCTTCGCCAACTTCGTCTCCAACGTCGAGATGACCCTGGCCAAGACCGACCTCGCCGTGGCCCGGCAGTACGTCGAACAGTTGGCACCGGCGCATCTGCACCGGGTGTTCGACCTGATCGAGGCCGAGCACGCGCTGACCGTGCGCGAGATCCAGGCGCTGACCGGAGAGTCGACGATCCTGGCCCGCCAGCCGTCACTGGCTCGCACCCTGGCGACCCGCGATGCCTACCTCTTGCCGCTGCAGCTGCTGCAGATTCAGCTACTGCGCCGGGTCCGCGCGGCCCGGGAGGCCGGCCACGAGGTCGACGAGACCCTGCGCCGGGCGTTGCTCGTCACCGTGAACGGCATCGCCACGGGGTTGCGCAACACCGGCTGA
- a CDS encoding DUF3151 domain-containing protein: MLNPSLPGHGTELPDDREVRAELDAGRTPSEVAAAHPARSLPWAVLAEQALDAGEPVQAYAYARVGYHRGLDALRGAGWRGTGAVPWSHEPNRGFLRALHALGRAAAAIGEDAEKRRCAMFLADCDPAAAAELGEK, from the coding sequence CTGCTGAACCCCTCCCTGCCCGGGCACGGTACCGAGCTTCCCGACGACCGCGAGGTCCGCGCCGAACTGGACGCCGGCCGAACGCCGTCCGAGGTTGCCGCGGCGCACCCGGCCCGCAGCCTGCCGTGGGCGGTGCTCGCCGAGCAGGCGCTGGACGCCGGTGAGCCGGTTCAGGCGTACGCCTATGCCCGCGTGGGGTACCACCGCGGCCTGGACGCGTTGCGTGGCGCAGGATGGCGCGGCACCGGAGCGGTTCCCTGGTCACACGAACCCAACCGTGGGTTCCTGCGGGCACTGCACGCGCTCGGCCGGGCGGCAGCCGCCATCGGCGAGGACGCCGAGAAGCGGCGCTGTGCCATGTTTCTGGCCGACTGCGACCCAGCGGCCGCAGCCGAACTCGGGGAGAAGTGA
- a CDS encoding response regulator transcription factor: MFESFGVGADAESLYRFMLDHPGLSRARLSVEWGRTHEITEGLLGELDGLGLVVQDPRSEPCALAPERAIDILIAREEEALDDRRRQLQATRASIPELVDVFVESRRQYVSRDVELLTDSALVRSRLYQLATEAEASVWALQPDRGLTPEAMAAARPLDHDLRARDVACRLVVTASSLHTPGWLGYLHELQQIGQQVRVAGTVSQRCIIVDDHTAVIPSSDHGSPGAYVLHGHSLVAPVVALFEEIWLHAGPVPQDGEDRSSSTPERMREVAALLALGIKDEAVARRLGVSVRTVRRLIAATMTELRTDSRFQAGVAAVRRGWLTVDSEPPDGEP; encoded by the coding sequence GTGTTCGAGTCGTTCGGGGTCGGCGCTGACGCCGAGTCGCTCTATCGGTTCATGCTCGACCACCCTGGCCTCTCCCGAGCTCGACTGTCGGTTGAGTGGGGCCGCACTCACGAGATCACCGAGGGGTTGCTGGGCGAACTCGACGGGCTGGGTCTGGTCGTCCAGGATCCCCGGTCCGAGCCGTGCGCGCTGGCACCGGAGCGGGCGATCGACATCCTGATCGCGCGCGAGGAGGAAGCCCTCGACGACCGTCGACGACAGTTGCAGGCCACGCGGGCCTCCATTCCCGAACTGGTGGACGTGTTCGTCGAATCCCGGCGGCAGTACGTGAGCCGGGACGTCGAGCTGCTGACCGACTCGGCCCTGGTGCGGTCACGGTTGTACCAACTCGCCACCGAGGCCGAGGCATCGGTCTGGGCGCTGCAGCCCGACCGAGGTCTGACACCGGAGGCGATGGCCGCAGCACGGCCCCTGGATCACGATCTGCGCGCGCGTGATGTGGCGTGCCGGCTCGTGGTGACGGCGTCGTCGCTGCACACGCCAGGGTGGCTCGGCTACCTGCACGAGTTGCAACAGATCGGCCAGCAGGTTCGCGTCGCCGGCACGGTGAGCCAACGCTGCATCATCGTCGATGACCACACGGCGGTGATCCCGAGCAGCGACCACGGGTCGCCCGGCGCGTATGTCCTGCACGGCCATTCCCTGGTCGCTCCCGTCGTGGCCCTGTTCGAGGAGATCTGGCTGCACGCCGGGCCGGTCCCCCAGGATGGGGAGGACCGCTCGTCCTCGACACCCGAGCGCATGCGGGAGGTCGCCGCGTTGCTCGCCCTCGGCATCAAGGACGAAGCCGTGGCCCGCCGCCTCGGAGTCTCGGTACGCACCGTTCGTCGACTGATCGCCGCCACCATGACGGAATTGCGCACCGACAGTCGATTCCAGGCCGGCGTCGCCGCGGTGCGCCGAGGCTGGCTCACCGTCGACAGTGAGCCACCGGACGGCGAGCCCTGA
- a CDS encoding adenylosuccinate synthase — protein MPAVVIVGAQWGDEGKGKATDALGHAVDYVVKFNGGNNAGHTVVIGQEKYALHLLPSGILTPGVVPVIGNGVVIDLSVLFSEIDALVSRGIDCSALLVSANAHIIPPYNRTIDKVIERFLGQRKIGTTGRGIGPTYADKMNRIGIRVQDLFDEHILAQKVGSALDQKNHLLVKVYNRRAISADETVEHLLSYAERLRPMVADTAKVLVDALDEGRTVLFEAGQATQLDVDHGNYPFVTSSNATSGGACTGSGVPPTRIDTVVAVAKAYATRVGEGPFPTELFDADGERLRRVGGEFGTTTGRPRRCGWYDAPVVRYATRINGLTDLVLTKLDVLTGVEQLPVCVAYDVDGVRQEDIPLTQSDFHHAKPVYEYFDGWAEDLAGIRSFEDLPKNAQRYVLALEEMAGVRISAIGVGPEREDLVIRHDILG, from the coding sequence ATGCCTGCAGTTGTGATCGTCGGCGCTCAATGGGGTGACGAGGGCAAGGGCAAGGCGACCGATGCCCTCGGGCACGCGGTCGACTATGTCGTGAAGTTCAACGGCGGCAACAACGCCGGCCACACCGTGGTGATCGGGCAGGAGAAGTACGCCCTGCACCTGTTGCCCTCGGGCATCCTCACCCCCGGCGTGGTGCCGGTGATCGGCAACGGCGTGGTGATCGATCTGAGCGTGCTGTTCAGCGAGATCGACGCCCTGGTCTCACGCGGCATCGATTGCTCCGCCCTACTCGTGTCGGCGAACGCGCACATCATCCCGCCGTACAACCGCACCATCGACAAGGTGATCGAGCGCTTCCTCGGCCAGCGCAAGATCGGCACCACCGGCCGGGGCATCGGGCCGACCTATGCCGACAAGATGAACCGCATCGGCATCCGGGTGCAGGACCTGTTCGACGAGCACATCCTGGCCCAGAAGGTCGGCAGTGCCCTCGACCAGAAGAACCACCTACTGGTGAAGGTCTACAACCGGCGGGCCATCTCGGCCGACGAGACCGTCGAGCACCTCTTGTCCTATGCCGAGCGGCTGCGCCCGATGGTGGCCGACACCGCCAAGGTGCTGGTCGACGCCCTGGACGAGGGCCGCACCGTGCTGTTCGAGGCCGGTCAGGCGACCCAACTGGACGTCGACCACGGCAACTATCCGTTCGTGACGTCGTCCAATGCGACCTCGGGCGGAGCCTGCACCGGTAGCGGCGTGCCGCCGACCCGGATCGACACCGTGGTGGCCGTGGCCAAGGCGTATGCCACCCGGGTCGGTGAAGGTCCGTTCCCGACCGAGTTGTTCGATGCCGACGGCGAGCGGTTGCGTCGCGTCGGCGGCGAGTTCGGGACGACGACCGGGCGGCCACGGCGCTGCGGCTGGTACGACGCCCCGGTGGTCCGATACGCCACGCGGATCAATGGTTTGACCGATCTGGTGCTCACCAAGCTCGACGTGCTCACCGGGGTGGAGCAGCTGCCGGTGTGCGTGGCCTACGACGTGGACGGCGTGCGCCAGGAGGACATTCCCTTGACGCAGAGCGACTTTCACCACGCCAAGCCCGTCTACGAGTACTTCGACGGCTGGGCCGAGGACCTCGCCGGCATCCGGTCGTTCGAGGATCTACCCAAGAACGCGCAGCGCTATGTGCTGGCCCTGGAGGAGATGGCCGGCGTACGGATCAGCGCGATCGGGGTGGGTCCCGAGCGCGAGGACCTGGTGATCCGACACGACATTCTCGGCTGA